In Maridesulfovibrio sp., a single genomic region encodes these proteins:
- a CDS encoding mechanosensitive ion channel family protein yields the protein MRFYWFLALCFGIALSVFMIMPDSRVSITGGDTYAVSENCDLSTPRAAFRSFLVSMRSYNRDSHTGFDCLSRVISSSEDKNTIEYKSDILKKASGLFLILENINYDLDKDIPAEASEDKISFPLKLKGKLLSIAMVRGPEGWHFDNSMLEDPDLQNAARELRQRYAKFTSENMEGDTFVQDLMSPYRTFFTLQSGVEGRYSDSLERAVAALDLSAYSHLERPVYGPILAVILYRLITKCTTIHLEKLSADPDSDYAPVFMVVPDLGSITMHVVTLKNGRKAWQFTPNSLQVAWKSYDRTMQVLQKEGNNPFIGNNLPLHMVIDDYVQRNHPGFMVRYLNTNLYKWIILFGLFLLTPAVAALISYVGNRGLLVIEKRLPAGVTLPSRRKLMLPIQIMVLGYLWLEALSVLILYNSLMTFCLYGVKIIGSLSMAWILVTVINLSCDVLIARGGGSVRGTMMLIVAQIMKVAIMLLWLVNVADLFGQSSSRIFAAMGIGGLALALAGKDTLENIFGTMVIMTTRPFAVGDWISFLGMDGTVENVGVRSTSIRTFYNSEVTIPNAKFITQPVDNMGRREWRRYKTFIGVAYDTPAENLNGYVQGLKQLVLNHPETNKTNFHIVVNDFGPSSINIMVYIFFKTADWAGELVARHRFIVDALRLAEQMKIQIAFPTTTVHLSQDDPVEYPEFQSDSHAESKGREFANTIRPVKIEE from the coding sequence GTGAGATTTTACTGGTTTCTGGCTCTGTGTTTCGGGATTGCCCTCAGTGTATTCATGATCATGCCCGACAGCCGTGTCTCGATAACAGGTGGAGATACCTACGCTGTTAGTGAGAACTGTGATCTTTCCACCCCGCGGGCGGCATTCAGGTCTTTTCTGGTCAGCATGCGCAGTTACAACAGGGACAGCCACACCGGATTTGACTGTCTGTCCAGAGTGATCTCTTCTTCCGAAGATAAAAATACCATCGAATACAAATCTGATATTCTGAAAAAGGCCAGCGGACTCTTTCTTATTCTGGAGAATATAAATTATGATCTGGACAAGGATATCCCTGCTGAAGCTTCGGAAGACAAAATATCTTTTCCCCTCAAACTCAAAGGCAAGCTCCTTAGCATAGCCATGGTGCGAGGGCCTGAAGGATGGCATTTCGACAACAGCATGCTTGAAGATCCGGACCTGCAGAATGCCGCAAGGGAACTCCGGCAGCGTTATGCCAAATTTACGTCTGAAAATATGGAGGGGGATACTTTCGTTCAGGATCTGATGTCTCCCTACAGAACGTTCTTTACGCTCCAGTCCGGAGTGGAAGGACGCTATAGCGACAGTCTGGAAAGGGCTGTTGCGGCACTGGACCTGAGCGCCTATTCTCATCTGGAACGGCCGGTGTACGGCCCCATACTGGCGGTGATTCTCTACAGGCTCATAACCAAGTGCACAACCATTCATCTTGAAAAGCTCTCCGCCGACCCGGACAGCGACTACGCTCCGGTATTCATGGTCGTACCTGACCTCGGGTCCATCACCATGCATGTGGTGACTCTCAAAAACGGGCGCAAAGCCTGGCAGTTCACGCCGAACAGTCTTCAGGTTGCCTGGAAGAGTTATGACCGCACCATGCAGGTATTGCAGAAAGAGGGGAACAATCCTTTTATCGGCAACAACCTGCCCCTGCACATGGTCATAGATGACTATGTGCAGCGTAATCATCCCGGCTTCATGGTCCGGTATCTGAACACGAACCTGTACAAATGGATTATTCTGTTCGGCCTGTTCCTGCTGACTCCGGCTGTTGCCGCTCTGATTTCCTACGTGGGCAACAGGGGGTTGCTGGTCATAGAAAAACGGCTGCCTGCGGGAGTCACTCTGCCCAGCCGCAGGAAACTCATGCTGCCCATACAGATAATGGTGCTTGGATATCTGTGGCTGGAGGCCTTGTCGGTCCTCATCCTTTATAACAGCCTGATGACGTTCTGTCTGTACGGGGTCAAGATAATCGGTTCCCTGTCGATGGCCTGGATTCTGGTGACCGTGATAAATCTGTCCTGCGATGTGCTTATCGCAAGGGGGGGCGGCAGCGTCCGGGGAACAATGATGCTTATTGTCGCCCAGATTATGAAGGTGGCCATCATGCTGCTCTGGCTAGTCAACGTTGCCGATCTTTTCGGTCAGAGTTCAAGCCGTATTTTCGCTGCCATGGGTATAGGCGGTCTGGCCCTTGCCCTGGCCGGGAAGGATACTCTGGAAAATATCTTCGGAACCATGGTCATCATGACTACCAGGCCTTTTGCTGTGGGAGACTGGATCAGCTTTCTCGGCATGGACGGTACGGTCGAGAATGTCGGGGTGCGCTCCACCTCCATACGCACGTTCTACAATTCCGAAGTTACCATTCCCAACGCCAAGTTCATTACGCAACCAGTGGACAATATGGGCCGCAGGGAGTGGAGACGCTACAAGACGTTTATAGGGGTGGCTTATGATACTCCCGCTGAAAATCTGAACGGATATGTGCAGGGACTAAAGCAGCTTGTCCTGAATCATCCTGAAACGAACAAGACCAATTTTCACATTGTGGTCAATGATTTCGGGCCGTCCTCAATCAACATAATGGTATACATCTTTTTCAAGACCGCAGACTGGGCCGGAGAGCTTGTTGCCCGGCACAGGTTTATTGTGGATGCCTTGAGGCTGGCTGAACAGATGAAAATACAGATCGCATTCCCCACCACCACTGTTCATCTGAGCCAGGATGATCCGGTGGAATATCCTGAGTTTCAGTCCGATTCCCATGCGGAAAGCAAGGGAAGGGAGTTCGCCAACACGATAAGGCCGGTGAAAATCGAGGAGTAG
- the ablB gene encoding putative beta-lysine N-acetyltransferase, whose amino-acid sequence MSHDSVFLLGRSCVQCGPFNDRIYLMSLFPEDGPGIVDELFDMAASRDLSKIFAKVPRSLASPFVADGFEMEAEVPGMYPGEDGVFMSFYRRQWRKELENGEELDKVLAFANAKKGKGNVSTLPSFLSLRSLGPADAAALAGLYGRIFDTYPFPVDDPEFLRMEMAGNVRFKGVFRDGTLVGAASAEIGPDGHSAEMTDFAVEPSCRNTGIAGELLRALEKDCAEFGINCFYTIARACSYGINSLFSKGGYEFSGQLINNTNIGGSLESMNVWYRLP is encoded by the coding sequence ATGTCGCATGATTCCGTTTTTCTGCTCGGCAGGAGTTGCGTGCAGTGCGGTCCGTTCAATGACCGGATTTACCTGATGTCCCTTTTCCCCGAAGACGGGCCGGGGATTGTCGACGAACTGTTTGATATGGCCGCGTCCCGTGATCTGTCCAAGATATTTGCCAAGGTCCCCAGGTCCCTTGCTTCTCCCTTTGTTGCCGATGGGTTTGAAATGGAGGCCGAAGTTCCGGGTATGTATCCGGGCGAGGACGGGGTTTTCATGAGTTTCTATCGTCGCCAGTGGAGAAAGGAGCTTGAAAACGGTGAGGAGCTTGACAAAGTGCTTGCCTTTGCCAATGCCAAAAAAGGCAAGGGCAATGTTTCAACTCTTCCTTCCTTTCTGTCTCTGCGGTCTCTCGGTCCGGCCGATGCCGCAGCTCTTGCCGGTCTTTACGGCAGGATTTTCGATACCTATCCTTTTCCCGTGGATGATCCTGAATTTCTGCGCATGGAGATGGCCGGGAATGTCCGGTTCAAGGGAGTCTTCAGGGACGGAACACTTGTAGGCGCGGCTTCGGCAGAGATAGGTCCTGACGGGCACAGTGCGGAGATGACCGACTTCGCTGTTGAGCCTTCCTGCCGCAATACGGGGATTGCCGGGGAGTTGTTGCGGGCGCTGGAAAAGGATTGTGCCGAATTCGGGATCAACTGCTTTTACACCATTGCAAGAGCATGTTCCTACGGAATCAATTCGCTGTTTTCCAAGGGCGGGTACGAGTTCTCGGGGCAGCTGATAAATAATACGAATATCGGCGGCAGTCTTGAGTCCATGAATGTCTGGTACAGATTGCCCTGA
- a CDS encoding methyl-accepting chemotaxis protein, which translates to MKLSIKNKIIIMAACISIATGISIFFSINHYVGKGFSSEATRNISSMCKVVDRHIASLSNKFSTEASLAAQNTDLIEAIQADDTELLSSNIKKLMAETDSEFMTITDIHGKVLARAHSEEFGDSASHLESVQKALRGQASAGVVKGKKVTFSLRATAPVRKGSAIIGTLSLGISLSDEKFVDEVKNFTDLDVTVFKGETREMTTIVKSGKRAVGTRMTNPKVTETVIRDGKTFLARNNILGVEYQTAYWPIKSIKGQNIGMWFIGMPIQTMIESQNRVRHSSIIVICIILPIILLISWLIARSMSTPIVTTTKYATSVAEGDLDNLLEIKSKDEVGILATALNSMVLNLKNKISEAQEQSRLAAEETEKARQATQEAEEARGQAERAKQEGMLQAALQLEDVVEIISAASEELSAQIEQSSAGSEVQSQRTSETATAMEEMNATVLEVAKNSGEASGTANEAKQTATEGANVITTMVSGIGKVLNHSAELEKDMESLGVSAEKIGQIIEVISDIADQTNLLALNAAIEAARAGEAGRGFAVVADEVRKLAENTMSATNEVEKTISEIQRGTKESIKQCVSTVKEINSVSGMADNAGSSLNEILALNDHVSDQIRGIATACEEQSATSEEINRAVDEINHIATETSDAMRQSSQAVMDLAAQAQQLKSIIEQMKTDS; encoded by the coding sequence ATGAAGCTTTCAATAAAGAATAAAATAATCATTATGGCTGCATGCATTTCAATTGCTACAGGTATATCTATATTTTTCTCGATCAACCATTACGTAGGCAAAGGATTCTCCTCTGAAGCAACCCGCAATATTTCAAGCATGTGCAAGGTTGTCGATCGCCATATAGCTTCTCTTTCCAACAAATTCTCTACAGAAGCATCTCTTGCTGCTCAAAATACAGACCTGATAGAAGCCATCCAGGCTGACGATACAGAGCTGCTGTCTAGCAATATTAAAAAGCTTATGGCCGAAACAGACTCTGAGTTCATGACCATAACCGATATACACGGAAAAGTTCTTGCAAGAGCGCATTCGGAAGAATTCGGAGATTCTGCAAGCCACCTTGAAAGCGTTCAAAAAGCTTTGAGGGGACAAGCCAGCGCCGGTGTTGTCAAAGGAAAGAAGGTCACCTTCTCATTGCGGGCAACCGCGCCTGTGAGAAAGGGCAGCGCCATTATCGGAACGCTCTCTCTGGGCATCTCCCTGTCCGATGAAAAATTTGTAGATGAGGTAAAAAACTTTACGGATCTGGATGTCACTGTTTTCAAGGGTGAAACACGCGAGATGACTACCATTGTCAAATCCGGAAAACGTGCTGTCGGAACCCGTATGACCAACCCGAAAGTAACCGAAACAGTCATCAGGGACGGGAAAACATTTCTGGCCCGCAACAATATCCTCGGAGTTGAGTACCAGACTGCTTATTGGCCGATCAAAAGCATCAAGGGTCAGAATATAGGCATGTGGTTTATCGGGATGCCCATCCAGACCATGATAGAGTCCCAGAACAGAGTCAGACACTCATCGATAATTGTAATCTGCATAATCCTGCCCATTATCCTGCTTATCTCCTGGCTGATAGCCCGATCAATGTCTACGCCGATTGTCACTACAACAAAATATGCTACCAGTGTTGCCGAGGGTGATCTGGACAACCTCCTTGAAATTAAGAGCAAAGACGAAGTCGGAATTCTTGCAACGGCTCTTAATTCCATGGTCCTTAACCTGAAAAACAAAATCAGCGAAGCCCAGGAACAGAGCCGTCTTGCGGCAGAAGAGACGGAAAAAGCACGCCAGGCAACCCAGGAAGCGGAAGAAGCACGCGGACAGGCTGAACGGGCCAAGCAAGAAGGAATGCTGCAGGCAGCACTTCAGCTGGAAGATGTTGTTGAAATTATTTCAGCGGCTTCAGAGGAACTTTCGGCACAGATTGAACAGTCCTCCGCCGGATCGGAAGTACAAAGTCAACGAACCAGCGAAACAGCCACTGCAATGGAAGAAATGAATGCTACGGTCCTTGAAGTTGCCAAAAATTCCGGCGAAGCCTCCGGGACTGCCAATGAAGCAAAGCAGACCGCCACAGAAGGGGCAAATGTCATAACCACCATGGTAAGCGGAATAGGCAAAGTTCTTAACCATTCTGCCGAACTGGAAAAGGACATGGAGTCGCTTGGAGTGAGCGCTGAAAAGATCGGGCAGATAATTGAAGTTATCTCCGATATTGCAGACCAGACCAACCTACTGGCCCTCAATGCGGCAATTGAGGCCGCCCGCGCTGGAGAGGCCGGACGAGGATTCGCTGTTGTAGCCGATGAAGTCCGTAAATTGGCAGAGAACACAATGAGTGCCACCAATGAGGTGGAAAAGACTATTTCGGAAATTCAACGCGGAACCAAAGAAAGCATAAAACAATGTGTAAGCACGGTTAAGGAAATAAACTCTGTATCCGGCATGGCGGACAACGCGGGAAGCTCCTTGAACGAAATCCTTGCTCTGAACGATCATGTTTCGGATCAGATTCGCGGAATAGCAACAGCCTGCGAGGAACAGTCCGCAACATCCGAGGAAATCAACCGTGCCGTTGATGAAATCAACCATATCGCTACCGAGACAAGCGATGCCATGCGCCAGTCATCCCAGGCAGTAATGGACCTGGCCGCACAGGCTCAGCAGTTGAAATCAATTATTGAGCAGATGAAAACCGACAGCTGA
- a CDS encoding proline dehydrogenase family protein gives MPRLLTKSSCIICAVLVYMLAAVPGSFGKTQVEPPAEFLQQVESNTLLKLDAIEKHLQENIEKSDPSYSDRLRDKLIHLSMWPPVAGCSQWFLETLGDSRTARNVFFFAMPLVKWMSDPFILPTETEGPDAEKDIARVFKLISDLRSKGMSVSLDNVGDASLSQEDALLYRRYYKTLMERFIASDTIPELAVSIKLSALVDDLESAISGNDSSKKSAKRNEIKSAIAELLKTAAGTEKRIFIRIDMEEYAFKDLTLALFKEAVEENPSLIRNRDGSLRLGVVIQAYLRDSAHDVVELAKWARERNLRAPIRLVKGAYLTHEREEAAKEHRKSPVWNFKPSTDANYEGICTYMLLNRDALQPAFATHNIRSMAHVMALAEELGIPSKEIELQMLYGMGDPIKTVVVSMGYAMREYIPAGSLARGLKYAGRRFHELSSGDNALTRTLRGDFSAAVGTPPAFIGDEDIADGMFVKQAVLQSLEK, from the coding sequence ATGCCTAGATTATTGACAAAATCGTCCTGCATAATCTGCGCTGTTTTAGTCTATATGCTCGCCGCAGTTCCGGGGTCATTCGGAAAGACACAGGTTGAGCCACCAGCCGAATTCCTGCAGCAGGTGGAGAGCAACACCTTGCTGAAACTTGATGCCATAGAAAAACATCTGCAAGAAAATATTGAAAAATCAGATCCGTCATATAGTGACCGTCTGCGGGATAAGCTCATTCACCTGAGCATGTGGCCGCCTGTAGCCGGATGCAGCCAGTGGTTTCTGGAAACCCTCGGGGACAGCAGGACTGCCCGAAACGTTTTTTTCTTTGCCATGCCCCTAGTCAAGTGGATGAGCGACCCTTTCATTCTTCCGACTGAAACAGAAGGACCTGATGCGGAAAAAGATATTGCCAGGGTGTTCAAACTGATATCCGATTTGCGCTCCAAGGGCATGAGTGTAAGTCTGGACAACGTAGGGGATGCATCTCTTTCACAGGAAGATGCCCTGCTTTACCGCCGCTACTACAAGACTCTCATGGAACGTTTCATTGCAAGTGACACTATCCCGGAACTGGCCGTGTCCATAAAACTGTCAGCACTTGTCGACGACCTTGAAAGCGCAATAAGCGGCAACGACTCAAGTAAAAAATCAGCCAAAAGAAATGAAATAAAATCCGCGATTGCCGAACTGCTCAAAACTGCAGCAGGCACCGAGAAACGAATATTCATCCGCATAGATATGGAGGAATACGCTTTCAAGGACCTGACTCTGGCTCTGTTCAAAGAGGCGGTGGAAGAGAATCCCTCACTGATACGCAACCGGGACGGAAGCCTGCGGCTCGGAGTAGTGATACAGGCTTACCTGCGAGACTCTGCTCACGATGTTGTCGAGCTGGCCAAATGGGCACGGGAAAGAAATCTGAGAGCCCCCATACGGCTGGTAAAAGGTGCATACCTGACTCACGAAAGAGAGGAAGCAGCAAAAGAGCACCGGAAAAGCCCGGTCTGGAATTTCAAGCCATCCACGGACGCCAACTATGAAGGCATCTGCACCTACATGCTGCTCAACCGGGATGCCCTGCAACCAGCCTTTGCCACGCACAACATAAGAAGCATGGCCCATGTCATGGCACTGGCTGAAGAACTGGGAATTCCGAGCAAGGAGATAGAACTCCAGATGCTGTACGGAATGGGAGACCCCATCAAAACTGTTGTTGTTTCAATGGGGTATGCGATGCGCGAATATATCCCGGCAGGGTCGCTTGCCCGCGGGCTGAAATATGCAGGCCGCAGGTTCCATGAACTGTCCAGCGGAGACAATGCCCTGACCAGAACCCTTCGCGGAGACTTCTCTGCGGCAGTAGGAACCCCGCCTGCCTTCATAGGGGATGAAGACATCGCCGACGGCATGTTCGTAAAGCAGGCAGTCCTTCAATCCCTCGAAAAATAG
- a CDS encoding flagellin — protein MATYIGEGGLTVTSGNPATISTQDAAQQALGIIDNAIISKDKIRASLGALENRLEATVDNLSQQAENLQAAESRISDTDVSTEMARFVRSNIVSQSAVAMLAQANNVPQMVLNLIG, from the coding sequence ATGGCGACTTATATCGGCGAAGGCGGACTGACAGTTACTTCCGGAAACCCTGCGACCATTTCAACGCAGGATGCTGCCCAGCAGGCGTTGGGTATTATTGACAATGCGATTATTTCCAAGGACAAAATCCGCGCAAGTCTGGGGGCTCTGGAAAACCGTCTTGAAGCAACGGTAGACAACCTCTCCCAGCAGGCCGAAAACCTGCAGGCTGCGGAATCCAGAATATCTGACACAGATGTGTCCACGGAAATGGCCCGATTCGTCAGGAGCAATATTGTCTCACAAAGTGCCGTTGCAATGCTTGCACAGGCCAACAACGTGCCGCAAATGGTCTTAAACCTTATAGGCTGA
- a CDS encoding amino acid ABC transporter ATP-binding protein, with protein sequence MQETICIEGVHKWFDTHHVLKGIDLSVGNSDVVVVIGASGSGKSTLLRCVNRLETYSKGRISINGDQVPTGEREINQLRSRVGMVFQHFNLFPHMSVLGNVTEGPTQVRKMPGKEAVELGMNFLDKVGLADRADDYPSTLSGGQKQRVAIARALAMEPEVMLFDEPTSALDPELVGEVLSVMKDLASDGMTMMVVTHEMNFANEVADSVAFMDQGVILEQDVPSRLFAAPSEPRTREFLSQII encoded by the coding sequence ATGCAGGAAACAATATGTATCGAAGGCGTTCATAAATGGTTTGATACTCATCACGTCCTCAAGGGAATTGATCTGAGCGTGGGTAATTCCGATGTTGTGGTTGTTATCGGGGCCAGCGGTTCCGGCAAGTCTACTCTGCTGCGCTGCGTGAACCGTCTTGAAACGTATTCCAAGGGACGGATCAGCATTAACGGAGATCAGGTGCCGACCGGTGAAAGGGAGATAAATCAGCTTCGCAGCAGGGTCGGCATGGTCTTTCAACATTTCAATCTGTTCCCGCACATGAGCGTGCTGGGTAATGTGACAGAAGGTCCGACTCAGGTCAGAAAAATGCCCGGAAAGGAAGCAGTTGAGCTTGGAATGAACTTTCTGGACAAGGTCGGATTGGCCGATAGGGCGGATGATTACCCTTCAACCCTTTCCGGGGGGCAGAAACAGAGGGTTGCCATTGCACGAGCCCTGGCCATGGAGCCGGAGGTCATGCTTTTTGATGAGCCCACTTCGGCTCTCGACCCGGAACTTGTCGGCGAGGTCCTGTCCGTCATGAAGGATCTGGCCAGCGACGGCATGACCATGATGGTTGTGACCCATGAGATGAATTTTGCAAATGAAGTGGCCGATTCGGTTGCCTTCATGGATCAGGGTGTAATTCTCGAACAGGACGTTCCGTCAAGGCTGTTCGCCGCACCATCCGAGCCGAGGACACGGGAATTCCTTTCCCAGATAATTTAA
- the ablA gene encoding lysine 2,3-aminomutase gives MTVYTERQETLAGIIDDESSKSDWTDWKWHVRNSIKSVAGFEKALGIRFSETERKKHELTLKKFPLAITPYYLSLIDVNEYENDPVFLQSFPRPEELKIERCDMTDPLHEDADSPVPGITHRYPDRVLFHISNICSMYCRHCTRKRKVGDTDSIPSREQLEKGIEYIRNTPQVRDVLLSGGDPFMLSDEMLDWILTKVGEIEHVEVVRIGTRMPVVLPYRITDNLVNMLRKHHPLWINTHFNHPREVTDSARRALARLADAGIPLGNQSVLLAGINDCPRLIKTLNQKLVRNRVRPYYLYQCDLSEGLSHFRTPVGKGMEILESLRGHTSGFAVPTYVIDAPGGGGKIPVMPNYIVSWATNKVVLRNYEGVITTYTEPDSYECNYCDRNCEDCNLQLMLEGAEEKAIGIEKLISDWDDTLSLTPEDNERAERNSHVA, from the coding sequence ATGACTGTTTATACAGAACGACAGGAAACATTGGCAGGCATCATTGACGATGAATCTTCCAAATCGGATTGGACAGACTGGAAATGGCATGTCCGTAACAGCATAAAAAGCGTGGCCGGCTTTGAGAAGGCCCTTGGAATACGGTTCAGCGAGACCGAGCGAAAGAAGCACGAACTGACTCTGAAAAAGTTTCCTCTGGCTATTACTCCTTACTACCTTTCGCTTATAGATGTGAATGAATATGAAAACGATCCCGTGTTCCTGCAGTCTTTCCCCCGGCCGGAAGAGTTGAAGATAGAGCGGTGTGACATGACCGACCCGCTGCATGAGGATGCGGACAGTCCCGTCCCGGGAATAACGCACCGTTATCCTGACCGGGTACTGTTTCATATAAGCAACATCTGCTCCATGTACTGCAGGCATTGCACCCGCAAGCGTAAGGTTGGGGATACCGATTCCATACCTTCCAGGGAGCAGCTTGAAAAAGGCATTGAATATATCCGCAACACGCCGCAGGTTCGTGACGTGCTCCTTTCAGGAGGAGACCCGTTCATGCTTTCCGATGAAATGCTGGACTGGATTCTTACAAAGGTCGGAGAGATAGAGCATGTCGAAGTTGTTCGCATCGGTACCCGCATGCCTGTCGTGCTGCCGTATCGCATAACGGACAACCTGGTTAACATGCTCAGGAAGCATCATCCTCTGTGGATAAACACCCATTTCAATCATCCCCGTGAAGTTACCGACTCCGCAAGACGGGCCCTTGCCAGACTTGCGGACGCCGGAATTCCGCTTGGGAACCAGAGTGTCCTGCTTGCCGGCATCAACGACTGCCCGAGGCTGATCAAGACACTCAACCAGAAACTGGTCCGAAACAGGGTCAGGCCCTATTACCTCTACCAGTGCGATCTTTCCGAAGGACTCAGCCATTTCCGGACCCCGGTGGGCAAGGGCATGGAGATTCTTGAGAGCCTGCGCGGGCATACCAGCGGTTTTGCCGTACCCACTTACGTTATTGACGCTCCCGGAGGCGGAGGCAAGATTCCGGTTATGCCCAATTACATTGTGTCCTGGGCGACCAACAAGGTGGTGTTGCGAAATTATGAAGGGGTTATCACTACTTATACGGAGCCGGATTCGTATGAATGCAACTACTGCGACCGAAACTGCGAGGATTGCAATCTGCAGTTGATGCTTGAAGGGGCTGAGGAAAAAGCCATCGGCATTGAAAAGCTGATTTCGGACTGGGACGATACCTTGAGCCTGACCCCGGAAGATAACGAAAGGGCGGAGCGTAATTCGCATGTCGCATGA
- a CDS encoding Nif11-like leader peptide family natural product precursor codes for MSKKEVERLLIAGGENKTVKAKYNAIPSKEAFVAAANEEGYDFTIDELDAVIKESGDDFTSFGNPPARSIWWA; via the coding sequence ATGTCCAAGAAAGAAGTGGAACGTCTGCTGATTGCAGGCGGAGAGAATAAGACAGTAAAAGCTAAATACAACGCTATTCCGTCCAAAGAGGCCTTTGTGGCCGCTGCCAATGAAGAAGGTTACGATTTTACTATCGATGAGCTGGACGCGGTTATCAAAGAGTCCGGTGACGACTTCACCTCGTTCGGCAATCCCCCGGCCCGCTCCATCTGGTGGGCGTAA
- a CDS encoding substrate-binding domain-containing protein, which produces MSKNKFICLVFIFLAVFCVSGTASQADAGAPKKLSIAVIPERDDLDFWKLLRKGAESVENEDSDVDVIWVPQPGFGSIDEQQEKVDWCIENKVDAIVISPVRGRKMRQSLSKALLKGIPVVQMVSRALNSPNCAYVHSNNYMGGVVAAKYLNHTLNGSGQVLLGLFNRGNSPVNVRVEGFKKQLKDSGSKLKIMRSIYVGGNPEKGASKIRAAIWGSSIESTGKSKIAAIVGMNESSCEVLLKTLGDMGMDEGITFVAFNPDPEMVGKIKDGSISAGVAQDPYRIGRIAVTQAAKVARGGKVLPETMTDVYLITRENLSQPDIQKILGLN; this is translated from the coding sequence ATGAGCAAAAATAAATTCATTTGCCTTGTTTTCATATTTCTTGCCGTTTTCTGTGTTTCAGGAACGGCGAGCCAAGCCGACGCGGGGGCACCCAAAAAGCTGTCCATTGCCGTAATCCCGGAAAGAGACGATCTTGATTTCTGGAAACTTCTTAGAAAAGGGGCCGAGAGCGTAGAAAACGAGGACAGCGATGTTGATGTCATATGGGTCCCTCAGCCCGGTTTCGGCAGTATTGATGAGCAGCAGGAAAAAGTTGATTGGTGTATTGAAAATAAAGTTGACGCAATCGTCATTTCACCCGTGCGCGGGCGCAAGATGCGTCAGTCTCTGAGCAAGGCGCTGCTTAAAGGAATACCCGTAGTCCAAATGGTTTCCAGAGCATTGAACAGCCCGAACTGCGCTTACGTTCATTCCAACAATTATATGGGCGGAGTTGTAGCTGCAAAATATCTGAATCATACTTTGAACGGTTCGGGACAGGTCCTTCTGGGCCTGTTCAACAGAGGCAACTCTCCGGTAAACGTGCGGGTGGAAGGATTCAAAAAACAGCTGAAGGATTCGGGATCAAAACTTAAAATAATGCGGTCAATTTATGTAGGCGGGAACCCGGAAAAAGGTGCTTCCAAAATTCGTGCGGCCATATGGGGCAGCAGTATTGAATCAACCGGGAAGTCAAAAATTGCAGCAATAGTAGGCATGAATGAAAGCAGCTGCGAGGTGCTCCTGAAAACCCTCGGGGATATGGGTATGGATGAAGGAATAACCTTTGTTGCTTTCAACCCGGACCCGGAAATGGTCGGCAAAATAAAGGACGGAAGCATTTCTGCCGGAGTGGCTCAGGACCCGTATCGAATCGGCAGGATAGCAGTCACCCAGGCGGCAAAGGTTGCCCGAGGAGGAAAGGTTCTGCCGGAAACAATGACGGACGTATATCTGATAACCAGAGAAAACCTGTCACAGCCTGATATCCAAAAAATCCTCGGACTGAACTGA